From the Candidatus Zixiibacteriota bacterium genome, the window GGCTTGGGTTTTTTGATTTTTATCTTATCCATAATTCATCCATAGGTCTCAAAGTGTGGGGCTTGGAGCCCAGCCTACGAGACCTCATTCAATCCTATAAATTTCAGTACCAGTTCTTTCAGATATCTCTTTTAAAGCTTTGAAAGCAATCTTTCTAACCTGACCATATATAGTGTATGCAGTATCATTTAATAATAGCTTTAGACTCTCCACCGCTTTTTTATCCCCAATCTGCCCCAGGGCATCTGCCGCACTCCCTCTAACATCACTCTCTTTAGCCTTCAATAGCTCAAGCAAAGGCATTACCGCCTGGTCTGACTTTATCTGCCCCAGGGCAACTGCCGCACTCCATCTAACATCACTCTCTTTAGCCTTCAATAGCTCAAGCAAAGGCATTACCGCCTGCTCTGATTTTATCTGCCCCAGGGCAACTGCCGCACTCCATCTAACATCACTCTCTTTAGCCTTCAATAGCTCAAGCAAAGGCGAAACTGCCTGGTCTGACTTTATCTGTCCCAGGGCATCTGCCGCACTCCCTCTAACATAACTCTCTTTAGCCTTCAATAGCTCAAGCAAAGGCGAAACTGCCTGGTCTGACTTTATCTGCCCCAGGGCAACTGCCGCACTCCATCTAACATCACTCTCTTTATCCTTCAATAGCTCAAGCAAAGGCGAAACTGCCTGCTCTGACTTTATCTGCCCCAAGGCATCTGCCGCACTCCATCTAACATAACTCTCTTTAGCCTTGGTTTTCTCAATGAATTTTTGAATTATCTTCTGGTCTTTAACCTCCTGTAATACTTCTAAAGCAGTTTCCTTAGAGAGATTAAATTCGTTTATATTCCAGTAAATATTATATAGTTCATTTGTGATCCGGGTTCTCATCTCAGTTGAGGCTGACGAACTTTCAGCTAAACATCTTCCAGCTAAAAAGAGATTAGTATGAAATATATCCTCTTTTTCATTCAAGATTTTCTGTAAAAGATTGGTAGTATCTTTCATACCGCAATATAGTAAGGTTACCTCTATCCAGTATTTATCTCTCTTTTTTGTAACCAGAAAATTCTCCAAATCATTATCCAGGATATATCTGGCAGTCAAGAACTCCTGAAAAGTTGGATGGGTAAAACCAAAATATCGCAGTTTAGTTTCAACCACAATTCCGCATCTGTCTTTGATGTCATCTAATAAATCACCTGCTTTGTCTTTGGGAACTGCTACTTTGGGCAGTTCATTCTCAAGTAATTCAATAAATTTCTCTCTTTTTTCCTCTCTCAGTCCATTCTGGTGTAAATAGAATGCCAGAGGCTGCAAAACAGTTCTTTTCTGGCGGGGCTGAAGCTCCGCAGCTATACCTTTAGCTATATCCCAGTATCCAAGTAGAACATCACAGCACTCATCATAAAGCTCAACCCTTCTTTCCGGGAGGTGTCCTCTGTAACGATGGACTAAGATGATTATTGTGAGTAAAAGAGGATTGGCCGTCAGAAATTCTATTTTTGGATTCTCTTTTATGGCTTTCAAAAGTTTATCCGCTTCCCTCTCCGCCTCTTTTAAAGTATATTCGCTTTCCTCTCCCCTTGCCTTAATCTCCACAATCTTGGTCCAGTATCTTATGAATTGTTCTATCTGTTCAGGTGTAAAATCGAGGATATGCAATTCAAAAAAGTCGTTATATAGATGAGCAGTTTCATAACCATATGGCCGGGAAGTAGCAATAAATATATTTTGAGGATAAACAGTGGTAAGTTCATCCACCCATTTAGCTACCTTAATTCTTTGTTCCGCTGAGGCTACCTCATCCAAACCATCCAGCAGAAGGACACACTTACCCTCATCTAATCTTTTCTTAAAAAAGTCTTCAGGGGGGGTATCAGGGCATTCTATATAGGTATTATAATTTTCTGTAAATTTTCTTACATCCAGAAATCCAGCTTTTGAAGTATCACGTAAATTTATAAAAATTGGCAGGAGTTC encodes:
- a CDS encoding HEAT repeat domain-containing protein, whose product is MKPFRKLFNWIWQIIIKMFAEKNFEQKYRDWLVNRFKFLNVRGIKTNAPVAIELEQVFISLKTKKPAERMAVSAIESKIEGIAAEFLGQEIFKRKEFIRRGEEYETEKTYELKDLFNIPQKRFIIIGAPGSGKTTLLSYLALKFARRNVKELVGFEDELLPIFINLRDTSKAGFLDVRKFTENYNTYIECPDTPPEDFFKKRLDEGKCVLLLDGLDEVASAEQRIKVAKWVDELTTVYPQNIFIATSRPYGYETAHLYNDFFELHILDFTPEQIEQFIRYWTKIVEIKARGEESEYTLKEAEREADKLLKAIKENPKIEFLTANPLLLTIIILVHRYRGHLPERRVELYDECCDVLLGYWDIAKGIAAELQPRQKRTVLQPLAFYLHQNGLREEKREKFIELLENELPKVAVPKDKAGDLLDDIKDRCGIVVETKLRYFGFTHPTFQEFLTARYILDNDLENFLVTKKRDKYWIEVTLLYCGMKDTTNLLQKILNEKEDIFHTNLFLAGRCLAESSSASTEMRTRITNELYNIYWNINEFNLSKETALEVLQEVKDQKIIQKFIEKTKAKESYVRWSAADALGQIKSEQAVSPLLELLKDKESDVRWSAAVALGQIKSDQAVSPLLELLKAKESYVRGSAADALGQIKSDQAVSPLLELLKAKESDVRWSAAVALGQIKSEQAVMPLLELLKAKESDVRWSAAVALGQIKSDQAVMPLLELLKAKESDVRGSAADALGQIGDKKAVESLKLLLNDTAYTIYGQVRKIAFKALKEISERTGTEIYRIE